The following proteins are co-located in the Polymorphospora rubra genome:
- a CDS encoding polynucleotide kinase-phosphatase, whose translation MSELEIPELALVALVGLSGSGKSTFARRHFAATQVLSSDTFRAMVADDENDQSASSDAFDVLHYVAGKRLRAGRLTVVDATNLQPHARAGLVKVAREHDVLPVAIVLDVPEQVCWERTRSRPERDFGRHVLSRMQRDLKRSLGQLGREGFRKVHVLRGVDEIEAAQVRYERLYNDRREVTGPFDIVGDVHGCRAELEALLEKLGWVLRRDGQGRPVDATHPAGRTAVFVGDLVDRGPDSPGVLRLVMGMVAAGNAICVPGNHEEKLRRKLRGQQVRVTHGLAETLEQLDAEEAAFVAEAKEFIEGLVSHYVLDGGRLVVAHAGLKEEYQGRASGRVRAFALWGETTGETDEYGAPVRYPWARDYRGSATVVYGHTPTPTPEWINNTICVDTGCVFGGQLTALRYPERDLVAVPAAREYYPPVRPLVPPEPVRDPGVLDLADVAGRRHHDYGYGTTTIAAENAAAALEVMSRFAVDPRWLPWLPPTMAPSSTSTVDGFLEHPAQAFGDYRAAGVDRVVCEEKHMGSRCVVLVVREDRGGVAAGFGEGGGVVYTRTGRPFFADPALNEALLARVRAAVTSAGLWDELATDWLLLDCELLPWSAKATGLIREQYASVGAAGRAALPAVLDVLAGAAARGLAVDELRERTTRRAADLARYTDAYRAYVRPTDGLAGVTLAPFAVLAGRGTAYTGRDHGWHLALADRLCAADPQTFTPTRRTIVELADEAQVAAATDWWLELTAAGGEGMVVKPYAGPAAVDGRGRLLQPGLKCRGRDYLRIIYGPEYTGPERLAALRQRSLGRKRGLALREHGLGIAALDRLAEGAPLWRRHELVFAILACESEPVDPRL comes from the coding sequence GTGAGCGAGCTGGAGATTCCCGAGTTGGCGCTGGTGGCGCTCGTCGGGCTGTCCGGGTCCGGCAAGTCGACGTTCGCCCGGCGGCACTTCGCGGCGACGCAGGTGCTGTCGTCGGACACGTTCCGGGCGATGGTCGCCGACGACGAGAACGACCAGTCCGCCTCGTCCGATGCGTTCGACGTGCTGCACTACGTCGCCGGCAAGCGGCTGCGGGCCGGCCGGCTCACCGTGGTCGACGCGACGAACCTTCAGCCGCACGCCCGGGCCGGGCTGGTGAAGGTGGCCCGCGAGCACGACGTACTGCCGGTGGCGATCGTGCTGGACGTTCCGGAGCAGGTGTGTTGGGAACGTACCCGCAGCCGGCCGGAACGTGACTTCGGCCGGCACGTGCTCAGCCGGATGCAGCGGGACCTGAAGCGCTCGCTCGGCCAGTTGGGCCGGGAGGGGTTCCGCAAGGTGCACGTGCTGCGCGGCGTCGACGAGATCGAGGCCGCGCAGGTCCGGTACGAGCGGCTCTACAACGACCGCCGTGAGGTGACCGGCCCGTTCGACATCGTCGGTGACGTGCACGGCTGCCGGGCCGAACTGGAGGCGCTGCTGGAGAAGCTGGGCTGGGTGCTGCGCCGCGACGGGCAGGGTCGGCCGGTCGACGCGACCCACCCGGCGGGGCGTACCGCGGTCTTCGTCGGCGACCTGGTGGACCGCGGCCCGGATTCGCCCGGGGTGCTGCGCCTGGTGATGGGCATGGTCGCGGCCGGCAACGCGATCTGCGTACCGGGCAACCACGAGGAGAAGTTGCGCCGCAAGCTGCGCGGCCAGCAGGTGCGGGTGACGCACGGGCTGGCCGAGACGCTGGAGCAGCTCGACGCCGAGGAGGCGGCGTTCGTCGCCGAGGCGAAGGAGTTCATCGAGGGCCTGGTCAGCCACTACGTGCTCGACGGCGGCCGGCTGGTGGTCGCGCACGCCGGGCTCAAGGAGGAGTACCAGGGCCGGGCGTCCGGCCGGGTCCGGGCGTTCGCGTTGTGGGGCGAGACGACCGGCGAGACCGACGAGTACGGCGCACCCGTGCGCTATCCGTGGGCGCGTGACTACCGGGGTTCGGCGACGGTCGTGTACGGCCACACCCCGACCCCGACCCCTGAGTGGATCAACAACACGATCTGTGTCGACACCGGTTGCGTGTTCGGCGGGCAACTGACCGCGCTGCGCTATCCGGAACGCGATCTGGTGGCGGTGCCGGCCGCGCGGGAGTACTACCCGCCGGTCCGGCCCCTGGTGCCGCCCGAGCCGGTACGCGACCCGGGCGTGCTCGACCTCGCCGACGTGGCCGGCCGGCGACACCACGACTACGGATACGGCACCACGACGATCGCGGCGGAGAACGCCGCCGCCGCACTGGAGGTGATGAGCCGGTTCGCGGTCGACCCGCGCTGGCTGCCGTGGCTGCCCCCGACGATGGCGCCCTCGTCGACGTCGACGGTCGACGGCTTCCTGGAGCATCCGGCGCAGGCGTTCGGCGACTACCGGGCGGCCGGCGTCGACCGGGTGGTGTGCGAGGAGAAGCACATGGGGTCGCGGTGCGTCGTGCTCGTGGTCCGAGAAGACAGGGGCGGGGTCGCGGCCGGGTTCGGCGAGGGCGGCGGAGTCGTCTACACCCGTACCGGCCGGCCGTTCTTCGCCGATCCGGCGCTGAACGAGGCACTGCTGGCCCGGGTCCGGGCGGCGGTGACGTCCGCCGGACTGTGGGACGAACTGGCCACCGACTGGCTGTTGCTGGACTGCGAACTGCTGCCGTGGTCGGCGAAGGCGACCGGCCTGATCCGTGAGCAGTACGCCAGTGTCGGCGCGGCCGGACGGGCGGCACTGCCGGCGGTACTGGACGTGCTCGCCGGCGCGGCGGCCCGTGGACTCGCGGTCGACGAACTGCGCGAGCGGACCACCCGCCGCGCCGCTGACCTGGCCCGCTACACCGACGCCTACCGGGCGTACGTCCGGCCGACGGACGGGCTGGCCGGCGTCACGCTGGCCCCGTTCGCGGTGCTGGCCGGCCGGGGTACGGCGTACACCGGCCGGGACCACGGATGGCATCTGGCGCTGGCCGACCGGCTGTGCGCCGCCGATCCGCAAACGTTCACCCCGACCCGGCGTACGATCGTTGAGTTGGCCGACGAGGCGCAGGTCGCGGCGGCTACGGACTGGTGGCTCGAGCTGACCGCCGCCGGTGGCGAGGGCATGGTCGTGAAGCCGTACGCCGGACCGGCGGCGGTCGACGGCCGCGGCCGGCTGCTCCAGCCGGGGTTGAAATGCCGGGGACGGGACTATCTGCGGATCATCTACGGCCCGGAGTACACCGGCCCGGAGCGGCTGGCGGCGTTGCGGCAGCGGTCGCTGGGTCGCAAGCGCGGCCTGGCGCTGCGGGAGCACGGGCTGGGCATCGCCGCCCTGGACCGGCTCGCCGAGGGGGCGCCGCTGTGGCGGCGCCACGAGTTGGTGTTCGCGATCCTGGCCTGCGAGTCGGAGCCGGTCGACCCCCGGCTGTGA
- a CDS encoding DUF350 domain-containing protein, with protein MLEDLFTDLLVVLAYGGVGVVLMAVGYVLVDVATPGRLRDLIWTERNRNAALLLASNLAAVGIIVIAAITASADDPVDGLVSAGAYGLLGLVIMAVSFLLLDAVTPGKLGELLVDAQPHPAVWVNAVVHLVTGGVIAAAIL; from the coding sequence ATGTTGGAAGACCTGTTCACCGACCTGTTGGTCGTACTCGCCTACGGCGGCGTCGGCGTCGTGCTGATGGCTGTCGGCTACGTGCTGGTCGACGTCGCCACGCCGGGCCGGCTGCGGGATCTGATCTGGACCGAACGCAACCGCAACGCCGCCCTGCTGCTGGCCTCCAACCTGGCCGCGGTCGGCATCATCGTGATCGCCGCGATCACGGCCAGCGCCGACGACCCCGTCGACGGCCTTGTCAGCGCCGGGGCGTACGGCCTGCTCGGCCTGGTCATCATGGCGGTGTCGTTCCTGCTGCTGGACGCGGTCACCCCGGGCAAGCTCGGCGAGCTGCTGGTCGACGCGCAGCCGCACCCGGCGGTCTGGGTCAACGCGGTCGTGCACCTGGTCACCGGCGGCGTCATCGCGGCGGCGATCCTGTGA
- a CDS encoding SDR family NAD(P)-dependent oxidoreductase: MAAPTQHRRTALITGATAGIGAAFTERLAADGYDLVLVARDAGRLAASATDLSDRHRVSVTALPADLSTDDGCALVEDRLRSADEPVDLVVNNAGISLHKPFLRSSVAEETRLLRLNVHAVMRLTLAAVSGMTERRHGAVINVSSVAGFGPVMPGSTYSASKAWVTNFSESIAMSVSRFNVRVMALCPGYTRTEFHDRAGIDMSSLPNWLWLRAENVVDAALRDLGRGRLVSVPDWRYKTATFALRHAPRGLINSVTRDTRGRIDRVER, translated from the coding sequence ATGGCAGCACCGACCCAGCACCGTCGCACCGCCCTGATCACCGGCGCCACCGCCGGGATCGGGGCCGCTTTCACCGAACGCCTCGCCGCCGACGGCTACGACCTCGTCCTGGTCGCCCGGGACGCGGGGCGGCTCGCGGCGTCGGCCACCGACCTGTCCGACCGGCACCGGGTGAGCGTCACCGCGCTGCCGGCCGACCTGTCCACCGACGACGGCTGCGCACTCGTCGAGGACCGGCTGCGGTCCGCCGACGAGCCGGTCGACCTGGTCGTCAACAACGCCGGAATCAGCCTGCACAAACCGTTTCTGCGATCCAGCGTCGCCGAGGAGACCCGCCTGTTGCGGCTGAACGTGCACGCGGTCATGCGGCTGACCCTCGCCGCGGTGAGTGGGATGACGGAGCGGCGCCATGGGGCAGTGATAAATGTCTCTTCGGTCGCCGGGTTCGGTCCGGTCATGCCGGGATCGACCTACTCGGCCAGCAAAGCCTGGGTGACCAATTTCAGCGAGTCGATAGCCATGTCGGTGTCCCGGTTCAACGTACGGGTGATGGCGCTGTGTCCCGGATACACCCGTACCGAGTTCCACGACCGGGCCGGTATCGACATGTCGAGCCTGCCCAACTGGCTTTGGCTGCGGGCCGAGAACGTGGTCGACGCGGCGCTGCGGGACCTCGGCCGGGGGCGCCTGGTGAGCGTGCCGGACTGGCGTTACAAGACCGCCACGTTCGCGCTGCGGCACGCTCCGCGTGGACTGATCAACTCCGTGACACGCGACACTCGCGGGCGGATTGACCGCGTGGAGCGATGA
- the pyrE gene encoding orotate phosphoribosyltransferase — translation MGDHDDLRKFITELAVVHGRVVLSSGREADWYVDLRRVTLHHAAAPLVGSVLLDLTADWQFDAVGGLTLGADPVALSMLYAASARQRRLDAFVVRKTGKTHGLQRRVEGPDVKGRRVLAVEDTSTTGSSVLTAVEALQEAGAEVVGVAVIVDRGAGEAVRAAGLPYRAAYSLADLGLVA, via the coding sequence ATGGGGGACCACGACGACCTGCGTAAATTCATCACTGAACTTGCCGTGGTGCACGGCCGGGTGGTGCTGTCTTCGGGGCGTGAAGCGGATTGGTACGTCGATCTGCGACGAGTCACGTTGCACCACGCGGCGGCCCCCCTGGTGGGTAGTGTGCTGCTAGACCTCACTGCGGACTGGCAGTTCGATGCGGTTGGCGGTCTGACGTTGGGTGCGGACCCGGTGGCTCTGTCAATGCTGTACGCCGCGTCGGCGAGGCAGCGGCGGCTCGACGCCTTCGTGGTGCGCAAGACCGGCAAGACGCACGGACTGCAGCGGCGGGTCGAAGGACCCGACGTGAAAGGCCGTCGGGTGCTGGCGGTTGAAGACACCTCGACTACGGGTAGCAGTGTGCTTACCGCGGTCGAGGCTCTGCAAGAGGCCGGGGCAGAGGTGGTCGGCGTGGCAGTGATCGTCGATCGCGGTGCGGGCGAAGCGGTGCGGGCCGCTGGTCTGCCGTACCGAGCGGCCTATTCGTTGGCTGACCTCGGCCTTGTGGCCTAA
- a CDS encoding ArsR/SmtB family transcription factor: MDYVGTALAEMTMPQISPLAGEPIERADAERLAGVLKALADPARLRLLSLIQSAPEGEACVCDLTAPLGLSQPTVSHHLRILTEAGLLEREKRGVWAYYRLVPTAIATIADLLTPPRKRATKKAR; encoded by the coding sequence ATGGATTACGTGGGAACTGCGTTGGCTGAAATGACAATGCCTCAGATCTCGCCGCTGGCCGGCGAGCCGATCGAACGTGCCGACGCCGAGCGACTCGCGGGAGTCCTCAAGGCGCTCGCCGATCCTGCCCGACTGCGGCTGCTCAGCCTCATCCAGTCGGCGCCGGAGGGTGAAGCCTGCGTCTGCGACCTGACCGCACCGCTCGGCCTCTCGCAGCCGACCGTGAGCCACCACTTGCGTATCCTCACCGAAGCCGGCTTGCTGGAGCGGGAGAAGCGCGGTGTGTGGGCTTACTACCGGCTGGTGCCGACCGCGATCGCCACGATCGCGGACCTGCTGACTCCGCCGCGTAAGCGGGCCACCAAGAAGGCTCGCTGA
- a CDS encoding DUF2076 domain-containing protein, which yields MSIPMNPGQPGQATRPSTVTISGYLLYAVAAILAITGLLSLVTIGPISDVYSESYAGTELEGTESFVVVGVIATLVVNILLAIGLAVLAVLNLKGKNVARIITWVVGGLGVCCLGFGLIGSSATSSFGAPTTGDLPDPAEIQERTMEALPGWYNPVSLTLTVIALLALLAALILLALPASNEYFRRPSHGGGEPPLPGSSYPGYPQTPGSSHPGYPQTPGSDPGYPQAPGSDPGYPPAPGSNPPPR from the coding sequence GTGTCGATTCCGATGAATCCCGGCCAGCCGGGCCAAGCCACGCGTCCGAGCACGGTCACCATCTCCGGATATCTGCTCTACGCGGTGGCTGCCATCCTGGCGATCACCGGGCTTCTGTCGCTGGTCACGATCGGTCCGATCAGCGACGTATACAGCGAGTCGTACGCCGGTACGGAACTCGAGGGCACGGAGAGCTTCGTCGTGGTCGGCGTCATCGCCACCCTCGTCGTCAACATCCTCCTCGCCATCGGGCTCGCCGTCCTCGCCGTCCTCAACCTCAAGGGCAAGAACGTCGCCCGGATCATCACCTGGGTGGTCGGCGGCCTCGGCGTCTGCTGTCTCGGCTTCGGCCTCATCGGTTCGTCCGCGACGAGCAGCTTCGGGGCACCGACGACCGGTGACCTGCCGGATCCCGCCGAGATCCAGGAACGGACGATGGAGGCGCTGCCGGGCTGGTACAACCCGGTTTCCCTCACGCTGACCGTGATTGCCCTGCTGGCGCTGCTCGCGGCCCTGATCCTGCTGGCGCTGCCGGCCTCGAACGAGTACTTCCGCCGGCCGAGCCACGGTGGCGGCGAACCCCCGCTGCCCGGCTCGTCCTACCCGGGCTACCCGCAGACGCCCGGCTCGTCCCACCCCGGTTACCCGCAGACGCCGGGTTCCGACCCGGGTTACCCGCAGGCGCCGGGCTCGGACCCGGGCTACCCGCCCGCCCCCGGGAGCAACCCTCCGCCCCGCTGA
- a CDS encoding polyamine aminopropyltransferase: MLAAVFVCAACGLVYELALVALGSYLIGDTVGQASIVLGVMVFAMGVGALAAKPLQSRAAAAFAAVELLLALLGGLSVLLLYAAFAWLDLYGPALVATAFVLGLLIGAEIPLLMVLLQRIREQSAGSAVADLFAADYVGALLGGLAFPFLLIPVFGQLRGALVVGAVNAVAGLALVFTVFRRDLNARSKAALTAGSVVVTLCLGYAYLVAEDFEVTARQQLYRDPVVHAERSRYQEIVLTRSLARGGQPDLRLFLNGDLQFSSVDEYRYHEALVHPALAGPRGAVLVLGAGDGLAVREVLRYPDVSAVTVVELDPAVVALARSEPALRKLNGDAFADPRVRLLHTDAFGWLRTAAARFDAVIVDLPDPDETATAKLYSVEFYALVRQVLAPGARVVVQAGSPYFAPRSYWCVEASIRAAGFATTPYHVDVPSFGDWGFLLAAPGAGPPPLELPTGAPPLRFLDAGTLALAANFPPDRARLDVPASTLLQPRVLEYARAEWRGY; the protein is encoded by the coding sequence GTGCTCGCGGCCGTCTTCGTCTGCGCCGCCTGCGGCCTGGTCTACGAACTTGCCCTGGTGGCACTCGGCAGCTACCTGATCGGCGACACCGTCGGGCAGGCGTCCATCGTCCTGGGTGTCATGGTCTTCGCGATGGGGGTCGGCGCGCTCGCCGCGAAGCCGTTGCAGTCGCGGGCCGCTGCGGCCTTCGCCGCCGTCGAACTGCTGCTCGCGCTGCTCGGCGGGCTCTCGGTGCTGCTGCTCTACGCCGCCTTCGCCTGGCTGGACCTCTACGGACCCGCCCTCGTCGCCACCGCGTTCGTGCTCGGCCTGCTGATCGGCGCCGAGATCCCGCTGTTGATGGTTCTCCTGCAACGGATCCGGGAGCAGTCGGCCGGTAGCGCGGTCGCCGACCTGTTCGCCGCCGACTACGTCGGCGCGTTGCTCGGCGGGCTGGCGTTCCCGTTCCTGCTGATCCCGGTCTTCGGCCAGTTGCGCGGGGCGCTGGTCGTCGGGGCGGTCAACGCGGTCGCCGGCCTCGCCCTGGTCTTCACCGTCTTCCGGCGCGACCTGAACGCCCGGTCCAAGGCCGCGCTGACCGCCGGGTCCGTCGTGGTCACCCTCTGTCTCGGGTACGCCTATCTCGTCGCCGAGGATTTCGAGGTGACCGCCCGACAGCAGCTCTACCGGGACCCGGTGGTGCACGCCGAGCGCAGCCGTTACCAGGAGATCGTGCTGACCCGGTCGCTGGCCCGCGGCGGCCAGCCCGACCTGCGTCTGTTCCTCAACGGAGACCTGCAGTTCAGCTCGGTCGACGAATACCGCTACCACGAGGCGCTGGTGCATCCGGCGCTCGCCGGCCCGCGCGGTGCGGTGCTGGTGCTGGGGGCCGGCGACGGGCTCGCCGTACGCGAGGTGCTGCGCTATCCGGACGTGTCGGCGGTGACCGTGGTCGAACTGGATCCCGCGGTGGTGGCGTTGGCCCGTTCCGAGCCGGCGCTGCGGAAGCTGAACGGCGACGCGTTCGCCGACCCCCGGGTACGCCTGCTGCACACCGACGCCTTCGGCTGGCTGCGTACGGCGGCGGCGCGGTTCGACGCGGTGATCGTCGACCTGCCCGACCCGGACGAGACCGCGACCGCGAAGCTGTATTCGGTCGAGTTCTACGCCCTGGTCCGGCAGGTGCTCGCCCCCGGGGCCCGCGTCGTCGTGCAGGCGGGGTCGCCGTACTTCGCGCCGCGGTCGTACTGGTGTGTCGAGGCGTCGATCCGGGCGGCCGGGTTCGCCACGACGCCGTACCACGTGGACGTGCCGTCGTTCGGCGACTGGGGTTTCCTGCTCGCCGCGCCCGGGGCGGGGCCGCCGCCGCTGGAACTGCCGACGGGTGCGCCGCCGCTGCGGTTCCTCGACGCCGGCACGCTCGCGTTGGCCGCGAACTTCCCGCCGGACCGGGCCCGGCTCGACGTACCGGCGTCGACGCTGCTGCAACCGAGGGTGCTGGAGTACGCCCGGGCGGAGTGGCGCGGCTACTGA
- a CDS encoding DedA family protein produces MPPTTPLALGPEWLDPEWLIQTFGLIGILVIVFAESGLLIGFFLPGDSLLFTTGLLVADGQYLPYPLWLVCLLITLSAIAGDQVGYMFGRKVGPALFRRPNSRLFKQENLLKAHEFFEKYGPRSIVLARFVPIVRTFTPIVAGVSKMNYRTFVIYNIVGGILWGTGVTVLGYFLGQIPFVKANIEFILILIVFLSVLPIIIEFGRAWLAGRRQPKPADQAALAEAERDAIAHAAQETTRERHERG; encoded by the coding sequence GTGCCGCCAACCACGCCACTCGCCCTCGGCCCGGAATGGCTCGACCCGGAGTGGTTGATCCAGACCTTCGGGCTGATCGGCATCCTGGTCATCGTCTTCGCCGAGTCCGGCCTGCTGATCGGCTTCTTCCTGCCGGGAGACTCGCTGCTGTTCACCACCGGTCTGCTGGTGGCCGACGGGCAGTACCTGCCGTACCCGCTGTGGCTGGTGTGTCTGCTGATCACGCTCTCGGCGATCGCCGGTGACCAGGTGGGCTACATGTTCGGCCGCAAGGTCGGGCCGGCACTGTTCCGACGCCCGAACTCCCGGCTGTTCAAGCAGGAGAACCTGCTGAAGGCGCACGAGTTCTTCGAGAAGTACGGTCCCCGCTCGATCGTGCTGGCCCGCTTCGTGCCGATCGTCCGGACGTTCACGCCTATCGTGGCCGGCGTCAGCAAGATGAACTACCGCACCTTCGTCATCTACAACATCGTCGGCGGCATCCTGTGGGGCACCGGCGTGACGGTGCTCGGCTACTTCCTCGGCCAGATCCCATTCGTGAAGGCCAACATCGAGTTCATCCTGATCCTGATCGTCTTCCTGTCGGTGCTGCCGATCATCATCGAGTTCGGCCGGGCCTGGCTGGCGGGACGCCGGCAGCCGAAGCCGGCGGACCAGGCGGCGCTGGCCGAGGCGGAGCGGGACGCGATCGCCCACGCCGCCCAGGAGACGACCCGCGAGCGGCACGAGCGCGGCTGA